One window of the Triticum dicoccoides isolate Atlit2015 ecotype Zavitan chromosome 3B, WEW_v2.0, whole genome shotgun sequence genome contains the following:
- the LOC119281502 gene encoding lachrymatory-factor synthase-like, producing the protein MAPHDPESETAAPEWRGTVRAAAAGPTPDQAWALLGDFCSLNKWVSLVETCRRLEGDDGRPGCVRYCAAPVNMAAPGEAVGWSKERLLEVDAAGRSYSYEVVETNKGFGRYRATIGVEPDPAGCAVRWSFEADPVKGWTLEGFVGFLEKLAHGVAKRLEEEIMVNVDGDPALPIF; encoded by the exons ATGGCGCCTCACGACCCGGAGAGTGAAACGGCGGCGCCCGAGTGGCGCGGCACCGTGCGCGCCGCGGCGGCGGGGCCGACGCCCGACCAGGCGTG GGCTCTGCTGGGAGACTTCTGCTCCCTCAACAAGTGGGTGTCGCTGGTGGAGACTTGCCGGAGGCTGGAAGGCGACGACGGCCGGCCCGGGTGCGTCCGGTACTGCGCGGCGCCGGTGAACATGGCGGCGCCGGGGGAGGCGGTCGGCTGGTCCAAGGAGCGGCTCCTCGAGGTCGACGCCGCGGGGAGGTCCTACAGCTACGAGGTGGTGGAGACCAACAAGGGGTTCGGCAGGTACCGGGCGACCATCGGCGTGGAGCCCGACCCGGCCGGGTGCGCGGTCAGGTGGTCGTTCGAGGCCGATCCAGTCAAGGGGTGGACGCTGGAAGGCTTCGTGGGTTTCCTGGAGAAGCTCGCGCATGGCGTCGCCAAGAGGCTTGAAGAGGAGATCATGGTGAACGTCGATGGTGATCCTGCTTTGCCAATATTTTGA